Genomic window (Chloroflexota bacterium):
ACGTCCTCGTCGCCTGCGGCATCCCGGCGAACCTGGCCATCGGCACCCTGCGGCTCACCCTCGGCCCGGAGAACACGGCGGCGGAAGTGGACAAAGTCCTTGCGATCCTGCCCGGCATCATCCAGCGCGTCCGCGATACCGCGCCGCCGGCGGAGGCGAAGGCGTGACGCGCGAAACAAAGGGGAAAGAGGCGGCACTGGAGCACTACGCCCATCCGCGCAACCAGGGCGAGATGCCTTCGCCCGACGCCTCCGCCTCCATCTACAACCCCGCCTGCGGCGATACACTGCGCCTGATGCTGAAAGTCAGCAACGGCGTTATCACGGAGGCCAGGTGGAAGGCCCAGGCCTGCGGGGCATCCCTGGCGGCGGCGAGCCTTGCCACGGAGACGATCAGGGGCATGACGCTTGCCCAGGCGGAGGCGGTGACCCGCGAGCAGATCGCCGATGCCTTTGGGGGACTGCTTCCCGCCAAGTTCCACTCGGCCACACTTGCGGTAGACGCCGTGCGGGCCGCGATCCAGGACTACACGGCCAAGCGCCGGTAAAAGCCCCCGCCTGTGGCGACCCTCTCCGCACCCCGAACGCCCAGAGCGCCCATAGAGCGGCGCATCTTTCACCTTCTGGCCGCTTCGCTCTTTCCAACGCTCTCCTTCTTTGTCCCCAAAACGCCGCTGATGCTCACGGCCGCCGCTACCGCCATCGCCTTCGTCGGCATGGAGTGGCTGCGCCTTCGCTGGCCGCCGCTGAACAACCTGCTGACGCGCCACTTTAAGCGCATCATGAAACAAAAGGAGAACCGGACGGCCTTCGCCAGCACCTCGCTCATGGTCGCGACGGCCGTCTCCATGGTCACGATGCCGCGCGCCGCCTACACCGCAGGCCTCTTCTTCACCGCCGTCGCCGATCCGTTCGCCGCCTTCTACGGCGAGCGATGGGGCAAGCGGCGCTGGTTCGATAAGACGATCGAAGGCTCGATGGTCTTCCTCATCGCGGCCCTCCTCATCGGCGCGATCATCTGGGCAGGCGGCTTGGAGGTCTCCTACTGGGTCATCATCATCGGCGCCATCGTGGCCATGCTGGCGGAGGCGGTCCCCATCCTCGGCCTGGACGATAACTTCAAGGTGCCGCTCGCCTCGGGCGCGGTGATGATGGTCGCGGCGAATCTCATCTGACTTCGCCTGCCCATATCGCCTTGTCAGTCCAGAATTCAACCGCTACTATTGTCGAAACGCACCGCACGGATAGATGCCCATGCCCAGCGAAGTGATCGCCCTGGACGTTATGGGCGGCGATAAAGCTCCCGATGAGATCGGCAAGGGGGCCATCGCCGCCTCGCTCGACCTCGGCGCGCATATCGCCCTCGTCGGCCCCAAGGAAGTCCTGGCCTTCCAGATGGAGCGCGCCCGCGAGGCTGGGGCCGCCACCATCACGCCCGTGGAGGCGAGCCAGGTGGTGGAGATGGCCGAATCGCCAACGGAGGCCTGGCGCAAGAAACCGGACTCCTCGATCGCCGTGGGCCTGCGCCTGCACAAAGAGGGGAAGGCCGCCGCCTTCATCTCCGCGGGCAACACCGGCGCCATCGGCACGGCCGCCCTCTTCACCCTCGGCACCATGCCCGGCATCGAACGCCCCGCCATTGCCACCATCTTCTCCACCACGGACGGCAAGGCCGCCATCTTCCTCGATATCGGCGCCAATGCCGATTGCCGTCCCTCCTTCCTGCTCCAGTTCGCTCAGATGGGCAGCGACTTCATGACCAAGCTCTTCCAGGTGGAGCGGCCGCGGGTCGGCCTCCTGAGCAACGGAGAAGAGGAGTCCAAGGGAAGCAAGCTCGTCAAAGAGAGCCATGCCCTGCTCAAGGCCAGCAATCTGAACTTCATCGGCAACGTGGAGGGTTTTGACGTGCTGAACGGCAAGGCCGATGTCGTCGTGACGGACGGCTTCACCGGAAACGTGGTGCTGAAGCTGGCGGAGGCACTGACGGAGTCCATCTTCCTCTCCCTCAAGGACGCCCTCATCAACAGCCCATTGGCACGGGCCTCCAAGTTCCTCTGGGGTCCGCCGATCAAGTCTGTCGTGAAGCAGTGGGACTATAGTAATATCGGCGGCGCGCCGCTCTTGGGCGTGAACGGCAACGTTATCATGGCCCACGGGAGGAGCGACGCCGACGACGTGAAGCACGCCATCGAGTTCTCCCTGCGCATGATCCGGGAGGGGTGGCTCCAGCCATCCGGGATGAATCCCAAGACACAGGTCTCGCATCAAAGCTAATGCACAGCTGAAAACCACAGGCAGAGAAGAGGTTGCCATGGCAAAGCCCGTTGAAGTGTCCGACCAGAACTTTGAAGCGCAGGTCCTGAAGGCCGCGACGCCCGTCGTCGTTGACTTCTGGGCCGTCTGGTGCGGCCCGTGCCGCATGATCGCCCCCGTGGTGGAAGAGCTGGCCACGGAGTATGACGGCAAGGTCTCCTTTGTAAAGCTCAACGTGGATGAGAATCCCGAGACCTCGATGAAGTACAGCGTGCGGGCCATCCCCACGCTCCTCATCTTCAAGGGCGGCAAGCCCGTGGACCAGATCGTGGGCGCGGTGCCCAAGCGGGAGATCAAGCGCAGGGTAGACGCCCTGATGACCGCCTAGCCGCCAGGCGCTGTGGGAGAGGATGGGTCCCGGTGGGCTTCGCGGTCTTCAAAACCGTTGGTCCTTCCGTTCCCGGAAGGACGGTGGGTTCGACTCCCTCCCTTTCCCGCCACAGCGCCAAGGGGTAGGCGACCCTGCAAGACGCGGCATGTTCTAGGCGTCCCGACCTGGTCGGGACGCCTAGGTTTTTTGCCCAGCAAGGCGGCATGAATCTGGTATAATTCGTGGCCGTTGCACCGAGTAGGAGACTATGAACGTCTTTTTCGATGTCGACTACACCCTCATTGCGGAAGACGGCAGCCTCCGCCCTTTCGTCCGGGAGACCTTCGAGAAGATCAAGCAGGACGGCCACAAGATCTACATCTGGTCGGGCGTCGGCATCCGCTGGGAGGTCGTCCGCCGCCATGATCTGAAGTCGTTCATCGAGACCTGCTACCTCAAGCCGCTCTCCGATTATCGCGAAACCCTCATCGAGCTGGGCGTGGACGTTGTCCCCGATTTCTGCATAGACGATCACTCCGGCGTCATCCTGGCCTTTGGCGGCGTTGTGGTGAAGCCCTACTACACCAAGAACCCGGCCGATGAAGAGATGAACCGGGTCTACGACGAGCTGAAGAAGTTCAAGAAGCCCTGAACGGCGCGAGGCCCCGATGAGTCCAGAACTCCAAGCGGGCCGGCAAGCGCCTGACTTCACCGCTGCAAGCGCCTCAGGCGACCTCCGCCTCGCCGACCTCCTGAAAAAGGGCAAGCTTCTCCTGGCCTTCTACACGGAAGATGCCACGCCCCTCTGCTCTTCGGAGGTCGCGTCGTTCAAAGAGGAGTTCGCGACCTTCCAAGAGCTTGGCGCGCAGGTTGTGGCCATCAGCTCTGACGGCCTGGATTCGCACAAGGCCTTCGCCCAGAAGCTCGGCGGCCTGCCCTTTCCCCTAGCCAGCGACCCATCGCTGGGCATCGCCTCCCAGTACGGCGTCGCGGATCCCGCCACAGAGCGCGCCCGCAGGGCCGTCTTTGTCATTGACCAAAACGGCGTCGTCCTCCACGCCAACAGCTTCTACAATCCCGGTAACCCGGGCCACTTCGCGGAAATCTTTAAAGCCTTAGGCCTGGAGATGTGACGGCTATGAGGGGCCACGGCGAGACTGCGCTGATAGTGAAGGTGCCCGAATCTGAACCTTTGGTTGAGCCGTTCCGCAAGAAATTCGATCCATCTGCCGCAGTCGGAGTCCCCGCGCATATCACTATCCTGTACCCCTTTAAGCCACTCTCTGAACTGACAAAGGATGACTTTGCGAATCTGGCATCGCTGTTTGCGCATATGCAGGCTTTCCCCTTCTCGCTCACTACAATAAGCCGCTTCCCAGGCGTCCTCTATCTCGCACCCGATCCGGAAAGATACTTCAAGGATATGACGATGGCCGTTACCGCGGCATACCCTGATTACCCGCCATATAAGGGCGCTTTCCCAATCGTGATTCCTCATCTCACTGTCGCGGATACGGACCGAGAAGCCCTACCATCGATTGAGAAGGATTTCGCACGAGCTTGTGAGAGGGGTCTGCCGGTAGCCTCTAAGGCTGAGTCCGTTTGGCTGCTGGCGGACGACAGCGGATTTTGGCACGATGCACGGCCATTCGCTCTAGGAAAGGGCAGACGCTAATGCCCCTCGTCCTCATCGTCTTCGATAGTCGGGGCGGCCTCATCGAGAAGCTCGCCGGTGGGATCGCCAAGGGCGTCTCTTCCGTCCCCGGCGTCACCGCGCGCCTTTCGCGGATAGAGGAGACGACGAAGGCCGACCTGGAAAAGGCGGACGCCATCGTCCTCGGCTCGCCCAACTGGACGGGCATCACCGGCAAGATGAAGTCCTGGATGGACGGCCTGGGCGACCTCTGGTCGGAAGGGCAGATCAAGGACAAGCTGGGCGCGGCCTTTACGGCCGGCTCTTCCAAATCGGCGGGCATCGAGCCTACCTTGCTCATGCTCATCCACTGGATGATCGCCGGGGGCATGATCATCGTGGGGCTCCCCTGGAACGAAGGGATGCGCACCACCGGCTCCTACTACGGCGCAACGGCGGCAGGCACGGTGCAGGAGGCCGATCTGGAACAGGCGCGCGCCCTGGGCAAGCGGGTGGCGGAGCTTACGCTCGCCAAGCGCCGGTAGCGGCGAAGGCGCTCAGCGCGGCTTCGCCATCCTGAAGTACTCCTGCACGCGCTCGCGCAGGTGTCCCCAATGGTCGTCCGCCTTGTGCAGCTCCTCGGGCGTCAGCTCGGCGTAGACCTTGCTGAACTCCGGCATGCGCCAGAGAGAGAAGGCCCAGAAGCCGGGCTTCACCTTCGCCGGGTCGGCCTCGGTGACGATATAGCCCTTGGCGCTGTGAGCCTCCCAGGTCATCAGCACATCGCCCTGGTCGGCCAGCGCCACCGATTCCACCCAAAAGGCCACCCGCTTTTCACCCTGCAGGTGCGCCATCATCTCCAAGAGCTTCTTCGCCCGCACGGCATCCGTGGCCTCCTGCCCGGCGAAGCGCGCGGTCCGCAGGGAATCCCAGCTATCGCCCAGCGCAGGTATCACCAGTCCGCCGTCGGTCGCCACCGC
Coding sequences:
- a CDS encoding iron-sulfur cluster assembly scaffold protein, whose amino-acid sequence is MTRETKGKEAALEHYAHPRNQGEMPSPDASASIYNPACGDTLRLMLKVSNGVITEARWKAQACGASLAAASLATETIRGMTLAQAEAVTREQIADAFGGLLPAKFHSATLAVDAVRAAIQDYTAKRR
- the plsX gene encoding phosphate acyltransferase PlsX encodes the protein MPMPSEVIALDVMGGDKAPDEIGKGAIAASLDLGAHIALVGPKEVLAFQMERAREAGAATITPVEASQVVEMAESPTEAWRKKPDSSIAVGLRLHKEGKAAAFISAGNTGAIGTAALFTLGTMPGIERPAIATIFSTTDGKAAIFLDIGANADCRPSFLLQFAQMGSDFMTKLFQVERPRVGLLSNGEEESKGSKLVKESHALLKASNLNFIGNVEGFDVLNGKADVVVTDGFTGNVVLKLAEALTESIFLSLKDALINSPLARASKFLWGPPIKSVVKQWDYSNIGGAPLLGVNGNVIMAHGRSDADDVKHAIEFSLRMIREGWLQPSGMNPKTQVSHQS
- the trxA gene encoding thioredoxin, yielding MAKPVEVSDQNFEAQVLKAATPVVVDFWAVWCGPCRMIAPVVEELATEYDGKVSFVKLNVDENPETSMKYSVRAIPTLLIFKGGKPVDQIVGAVPKREIKRRVDALMTA
- a CDS encoding redoxin domain-containing protein; the encoded protein is MSPELQAGRQAPDFTAASASGDLRLADLLKKGKLLLAFYTEDATPLCSSEVASFKEEFATFQELGAQVVAISSDGLDSHKAFAQKLGGLPFPLASDPSLGIASQYGVADPATERARRAVFVIDQNGVVLHANSFYNPGNPGHFAEIFKALGLEM
- a CDS encoding 2'-5' RNA ligase family protein, with product MRGHGETALIVKVPESEPLVEPFRKKFDPSAAVGVPAHITILYPFKPLSELTKDDFANLASLFAHMQAFPFSLTTISRFPGVLYLAPDPERYFKDMTMAVTAAYPDYPPYKGAFPIVIPHLTVADTDREALPSIEKDFARACERGLPVASKAESVWLLADDSGFWHDARPFALGKGRR
- a CDS encoding flavodoxin, which codes for MPLVLIVFDSRGGLIEKLAGGIAKGVSSVPGVTARLSRIEETTKADLEKADAIVLGSPNWTGITGKMKSWMDGLGDLWSEGQIKDKLGAAFTAGSSKSAGIEPTLLMLIHWMIAGGMIIVGLPWNEGMRTTGSYYGATAAGTVQEADLEQARALGKRVAELTLAKRR